The Moorena producens PAL-8-15-08-1 genomic interval TAGTTCCTTTAGCCCAAAGCTTTAGCCTGAGAGCCTAGATTCCGGACTTGACGAATTGTGTATATATCGATTGCCAATAATTAGCCCTTAATAAACCGGGTTTGTTAGCTAGATTAAGGGGATATCATAGTCTGTTATTTTTTCTTGTTCTGTAGCTAATCTCCCTATCTCCCCATGACCTGATCTGATCACCAAAAATTTTGGGTCTGTTCGCGTAGCGTCGGCTTTGCCGAAGCCCCATCCTTCTAGGACGGTATCTGCTGATTATTAATATATTCTTTGAGGACTTCTATTGAAGCTCCCCCAACAGAAGCGGCAAAGTAGCTAGGACTCCACAGTGCAGCTTTGCCATTGGGTTTAGGATATCCTTTTTGTCCGTACCTACGACTGGATAAACCTTTTAGGTTGTTAACTATTTGAGAAATTGAAATCTTAGGAGGGTATTCGTTCGCGTAGCGTGAGCTTTGCTCAATCAACACGTGTACATGATCAGATTCTCCGTTAAATTCCCTAACTTCAAAATTAATTTTTTTTGCTACTTCTTTGAATGATTTTTCAATAGCCTCAATGCTTGCCGATGTCAGTATTTTTTTGCGGTATTTAATTACGCATATTAAGTGCATCTGCTTGCTTTGTAATACTGTGCCAATATTCCGAAACCCCATTGTCAAATCTTGTAGACTACACTATAATCATAGTACAGACCAATACAGGAGAGGCAAGTGAAAGCCAGGTACCAGTATTGTTTTTATCCAACCAACCAACAGAAGAGCAACCTCGCTAGGTTGTTCGGATGTGTTCGTATTGTGTGGAACGATGCTCTGGCTATTTGTAAACAGTCCGAGAAAACTCCTAAATCAGGGGAGTTGCAGAAGTTGGTGATTACTCAGGCAAAGAAAACCGAAGAAAGAAAATGGTTGTCTGAGGTTTCTGTTGTACCCTTGCAGCAGTCCGTTGCTGACCTGGGAACTGCTTATAAAAACTTTTTTGATTCTTGTAAGGGGAAGCGAAAAGGTCGTAAAGTTAGACCTCCAAGGTTTAAAAAAAGAACGAATAAACAATCAGCTAGATTAACTCGCAGAGGTTTTTCTATCCAGGGTGACGGTGTGTACTTGGCGAAGATTGGAATAGTTAAGCCTATATGGTCTAGAGCGTTGCCATCAGATCCAAGTTCGGTCACCATTATCAAGGATTGTGCGAATAATTATTTTTTGAGTTTTGTTGTGGATATTGAGCCTGTTCAGGTTGAAGCCAAGAATCCCAGTATTGGAATCGATCTAGGTATCAAGACATTTGCTGTAATGAGCGACGGGAGAGAAGTCCATAGCCCTGACTACTCAAAGCTTGATCGCAAATTAAGAAAAGCTCAAAAGAAGTTTGCTAAACAGCCCAAGGGGTCAAATCGCAGAGAAGTAACTCGGTTAAGAATAGCTAAGATAAACAACGAAATAGCTAACAAAAGAAAAGATTTCCTGCACAAGCTATCAACCAAGACTGTTGTCGAGAACCAAGCAATAGTCCTGGAAGACCTAAACGTATCAGGGATGATCAAGAATCGAAAGTTAGCTAGAGCTATAAGCCAGCAGGGATGGGCTGAATTTAGAACTCTTTGCGAGGCTAAATCAGACAAATATGGAAGGGACTTCAGGGTCATCAGTCGCTGGGAACCCACTAGCCAAGTTTGTTCTGATTGTGGGTTCAAATGGGGAAAACTCGACTTGTCTGTGCGTTCGGTACTTTGTTTGAACTGCGGTACAGAACAAGACAGAGATATTAACGCTGCAAAAAACATAGAAAAGGTCGGCATGGGGCATCGGCACGACCGTAAATGGGCAAGGAGGGATGGTAAGACTGTTGAGACCGTAGGTCACGCTACGCGAACGACAGCACAACCCGATGATCTGTCAAGAATCACCGCTCTTCAAGGGCGGTGAGTATGTCAATTTGACCAAGAACTCCGATTCTACTGCTGTCAATCTCAGGAATACTCCGCATCCATTCCAATGCCATCCGAGCATCATCTACCAAGTCAAATAGTCGAGTAGTATTAAAATTTCCTTCGCTTTGACCACATCCTCGCTTATCGTATCTAAATGTCGCTATCCCGATTTGCTCTAGAATTCTAGCTTCATCACGGAACAGGTTTCTCTCTGGTAATGGTGTAGGGAACCAATCGGTTTTTGAATTATCTAGATTTCCTTCTCTTGTCTGAGGAAAAGACCCTCCAATAAATAGGCAAGCGGAGGGGTTTTCCACTCCTTCTGGTAGGGTAAGTGTTCCATAAATCCTTGCACCCTTGGATTCAAAGAATTCTTGTCTTTCCATTTTCCAAAAATCCTGATCACTCTAATTATCATTATTGGTAGCATAAATCAAGTAAATTGATAGTAAGCATATGCTTACAATTGATATTAGTCATTTACCGGTCGAATCGGAACTTGAACTTCACTGCGCTTTAGGGGTTCCGGGACAAAGGGAGAATCATAGAAAAAGCGACGGGGTGTACCAGCAACGGTATACTCCGAGTGTTGGGCTAACCATTCCTTTAACTGTTCAATACTTTGTTGGTAGCTGACATAACTATAACTACCTTTCATCCCAAGGCTGACTACTGTCATCGGTGGTATGTCTTCTACCTGAATATTCCCTTCAATCTGCTCAGGAGTGATATTACGGCGGTGGTATACAAATGATACATAGGCAACACCAACCTGAGCAAAGGAACCTCCCTGGCTAGTTTCGAGGGTACTGATCGGATAACGAGTTTCTACCGGAGCAGTCATAGAAATATCGTTAGAGCTAATATGGCGGTACAGGGAGCCAAAAGCACGATTAGCTGCCTCAGACAGTTCCCCAGAGTAGGGTACTGTGGCCGCGCGATAGGCAGGGTAGTGTTTGATTTCGATTTTGCCAGCTGGGGTAGGAGCTGGAAACCCTTCCGGTAGGGGAGCAGAGGCAGCACTGAACACTCTCCATCCCAGTAAGACAATTGCCAGTAAGCCTACAGGCAACAGAAATTTGGATAGCTTCATCAGGGAGCGAAATTAACTAACAGTGGAAGACTACGCCTTGTTTAGCAAGTTCAAGATCATTATAGTTATAAGAAGAAGGAAAAATTACGAATAACAAAAAGCGACTTGAGCATAAACCAACTAACTAACCGGACTTGATCAGCATTTCCAAATAGATAAGGAAACCAAATCCTGATTTCGGATAACACCAAAAAATCATCGGATTGTCTTGATGCAGTCGCTTTTTTGAGCAATACTAGTTTCACATCTCCTTTTAAAAGCCTATAACTAATGAATTACTGGTTGATGAAGTCGGAACCACAAGTCTATAGCATCACTGATCTGGAAAAAGAAGGGAAAACAATTTGGGATGGGGTTCGTAATTACCAAGCTCGAAACTTTCTGCGTGAAATGAAGGAGGGAGACTTGGCTTTTTTTTACCATTCTAATACAAAACCCCCTGGAATTGTGGGCTTAATGGAAATTATTAAAAGTGAAGTAGTTGACCCGACTCAATTTGACCAAACTAGCCGTTACTATGATCCAAAATCAAGTGTTGAATCTCCTCGCTGGCATACTGTGCTAGTGCAATTTGTCGAGGTTTTTCCCCATTTTATAGAGCTTTCAACCCTTAAACAGGAGTTTAGCGACCAAGAGCTATGGGTTACTAGACGTGGAAATCGCCTCTCGGTCATGCCAGTTTCTCAGGCAGTAGCTCATAAAATTATAGGTATCACTAAAGCTACAAACCCAAGTCAAAGGTAATATTTCAGGCCGATGAATGCATGAGCAAGTTGTCACGAGCAGTAAAATGGCGACGACGTCTACGAGTTTGGGGGTTATTAACTCTAGCACTGTTCTTGTGTGGCTGGCTGCTAATGAACACTCTGAGATTGAACGCAGCCGCATCAGCACCCGTGGATACGTTCTTTGTCCTAGGGGGGAGTATTCGTCGAGAAATCCATGTTGCTGAATTAGCCAAACAGTACCCAGACAAGCGAATTCTGATTTCTCATGGATCCCCAGACCCCTGCATTTGGCTAATTTTTCAGCGGGAGATGGCATCTTCAGAACAGGTTTGGTTAGAAAAGTGTGCCAATTCTACCTTTGGTAACTTTTTCTTTAGTATCCCAATTTTCCGGCGGTGGGGTGTTCGTAAAGTTAAGTTAATAACCTCTGGCACCCATCTATCACGGGCTCAGTGGATGGGGCAAATTCTTCTGGGAGCTCATGGGATTTGGGTAGACACAGATTTGGTGCCAGAGAAAGGTATTCCTGGTAATTTAGAATCCCCTCTCAAAACTGGGCTAGACATTGCTCGAAGCTTGGTTTGGGCGCTGCTGTCTCAAGTCATTCAACCCCGATGCTCTGATCTAATCCAGCTCACGGATGTAGACATGAAGGCTTGGCGTGAGTCGGGTTTCAAGTGTGAGCGTCAGGGCGGAATTTCCTCAGGTGCGACCCGTGGCGAATTTAATTGTTAATG includes:
- the tnpA gene encoding IS200/IS605 family transposase, which translates into the protein MGFRNIGTVLQSKQMHLICVIKYRKKILTSASIEAIEKSFKEVAKKINFEVREFNGESDHVHVLIEQSSRYANEYPPKISISQIVNNLKGLSSRRYGQKGYPKPNGKAALWSPSYFAASVGGASIEVLKEYINNQQIPS
- a CDS encoding RNA-guided endonuclease InsQ/TnpB family protein translates to MKARYQYCFYPTNQQKSNLARLFGCVRIVWNDALAICKQSEKTPKSGELQKLVITQAKKTEERKWLSEVSVVPLQQSVADLGTAYKNFFDSCKGKRKGRKVRPPRFKKRTNKQSARLTRRGFSIQGDGVYLAKIGIVKPIWSRALPSDPSSVTIIKDCANNYFLSFVVDIEPVQVEAKNPSIGIDLGIKTFAVMSDGREVHSPDYSKLDRKLRKAQKKFAKQPKGSNRREVTRLRIAKINNEIANKRKDFLHKLSTKTVVENQAIVLEDLNVSGMIKNRKLARAISQQGWAEFRTLCEAKSDKYGRDFRVISRWEPTSQVCSDCGFKWGKLDLSVRSVLCLNCGTEQDRDINAAKNIEKVGMGHRHDRKWARRDGKTVETVGHATRTTAQPDDLSRITALQGR
- a CDS encoding alpha/beta hydrolase family protein — protein: MERQEFFESKGARIYGTLTLPEGVENPSACLFIGGSFPQTREGNLDNSKTDWFPTPLPERNLFRDEARILEQIGIATFRYDKRGCGQSEGNFNTTRLFDLVDDARMALEWMRSIPEIDSSRIGVLGQIDILTALEER
- a CDS encoding heme-binding protein; this translates as MKLSKFLLPVGLLAIVLLGWRVFSAASAPLPEGFPAPTPAGKIEIKHYPAYRAATVPYSGELSEAANRAFGSLYRHISSNDISMTAPVETRYPISTLETSQGGSFAQVGVAYVSFVYHRRNITPEQIEGNIQVEDIPPMTVVSLGMKGSYSYVSYQQSIEQLKEWLAQHSEYTVAGTPRRFFYDSPFVPEPLKRSEVQVPIRPVND
- a CDS encoding EVE domain-containing protein, giving the protein MNYWLMKSEPQVYSITDLEKEGKTIWDGVRNYQARNFLREMKEGDLAFFYHSNTKPPGIVGLMEIIKSEVVDPTQFDQTSRYYDPKSSVESPRWHTVLVQFVEVFPHFIELSTLKQEFSDQELWVTRRGNRLSVMPVSQAVAHKIIGITKATNPSQR
- a CDS encoding YdcF family protein, with product MSKLSRAVKWRRRLRVWGLLTLALFLCGWLLMNTLRLNAAASAPVDTFFVLGGSIRREIHVAELAKQYPDKRILISHGSPDPCIWLIFQREMASSEQVWLEKCANSTFGNFFFSIPIFRRWGVRKVKLITSGTHLSRAQWMGQILLGAHGIWVDTDLVPEKGIPGNLESPLKTGLDIARSLVWALLSQVIQPRCSDLIQLTDVDMKAWRESGFKCERQGGISSGATRGEFNC